A stretch of DNA from Acidobacteriota bacterium:
ACGTCGCTGCCGAGGATCACCGCTTCGGCGGTACCGCCGAGAGCCTGGGCCAGCTGTTGACCAGCGGCGACGGCCTCTCGGGACATGCGGTGGAGCTTGCCGTCCCGATGCTGGGTCACGATCCAAATCTTCTTCGCCATCACAGCACCCTCGCTTCTTTCTGCAGGCGGTCCACCAGCTCCTGAGCCGCCGCACCGGCGTCCCCTTCGATCATCTGGGCGCCCTCTCCTTTGTCTGGGAAGGCGACGGAGAGTACTTCCAGCCGGGAACCCGCGGCCCCCACCTGTGAGGCGTCGAGGCCCAAGTCCCCCACGGAAACTAGATCCAGGGGCTTCTTCTTGGCCTTCATGATGCCCTTGAGGGAAGCGTAGCGGGGGTGGTTGATGCCGGCTTGGATCTCCAGCACCGCCGGTAGCGGCAGCGAGATGATCTCGTTCATGCCGCTCTCCATCTCCCGCACCACCTTGAGGGTGCCGCCGTCCTGCACTTCCACTCCCATTACCAGCCAGGCATGGGGCCAGCCCAAGTGGCCGGCGAGCACCGAGCCGGTGCCGCCGTAGCCCATATCGTCGCTCTGGGAGCCGGTGAGCACCAGATCGAATTCTTCCCGGGCGATGGCCGCGTGGAGGGCTCTGGCGGTGGCGACGGCATCGCCGCCGGAGAACGCCTCGTCGTTGAGGTGCACCGCGCGAGTGGCGCCCAGGGCCAGGGCCTTGCGCAGCGCCTCCTTGACCCGATCCGGGCCGAGGCTGAAGACCACCACTTCTCCACCGCTGGCTTCTGCCAGCCGCAAGCCCTCTTCCAGGGCGTATTCGTCACTCTCGTTGATGATGAACGGCAGATCCTCTTCATCCAGCCACCGGCCGTCTTTTCCGACGCGCAGGCGTGCTTCGGTATCCGGGACCTGCTTGATACAGACCGCGATTCGCATGACAGTTGTCTCCTCTATGTTGGTCGCTGACGCCCGCTGTGGAGGACCTCAAAAGCCCGTAGTAAAAGCCGAGCAAGATTCCCGGAACGTCAGCTGCGATTACCCTACGTAGCTCGCAGTGCCGCGTCAAGCCGGTGCGAGAGGCCACCGGTACCGGCTCGTCGAGACTCGCCAGCGGAGCCAAGCCTCGGAGAACCGCAGAGCGCGGGCTGCGGCGATGGGTTCAGGAAGTAGCCGCCGGCGCGATGGACTCCAGCAGCCGCTGGAGCAGGCCGGGATCGGGGTTGAAGACGAACATGCGCTCGTCGAACTGCAGGGTCGGTACCACCCGCCGGCCACCGCTCTTCTCCAACACCAGCGCCTCGGCCTTGAGGTTGGTGTCGAGATCGATCTCGTCGTAGGAAACACCCATTTCCGCCATCGCCTGCTTGGCCCGGCGACAGTTCTGGCACCAGGTGGCACTGAAGAGGAGAAGGCGGTCGGTGGCCAGGGCCCGGCCGCGAATCAATTCCTCCGCCTCTTCGGGCTCGAGGCGCAGGCCGATGACCCGCAGCTTGCCGCCGGCGTCGGTGAGCAGCACCGCCGGCAGATCCTTGCGCGGCGAGATCCCCAGCTTGATCAGCTGATGGGCCGCCGAGGGGTCTTGAGCCAGG
This window harbors:
- a CDS encoding electron transfer flavoprotein subunit beta/FixA family protein, whose translation is MRIAVCIKQVPDTEARLRVGKDGRWLDEEDLPFIINESDEYALEEGLRLAEASGGEVVVFSLGPDRVKEALRKALALGATRAVHLNDEAFSGGDAVATARALHAAIAREEFDLVLTGSQSDDMGYGGTGSVLAGHLGWPHAWLVMGVEVQDGGTLKVVREMESGMNEIISLPLPAVLEIQAGINHPRYASLKGIMKAKKKPLDLVSVGDLGLDASQVGAAGSRLEVLSVAFPDKGEGAQMIEGDAGAAAQELVDRLQKEARVL
- a CDS encoding glutaredoxin family protein; translated protein: MSHLTCKFIFNSAQHDTKPPSTGFAVDLAQDPSAAHQLIKLGISPRKDLPAVLLTDAGGKLRVIGLRLEPEEAEELIRGRALATDRLLLFSATWCQNCRRAKQAMAEMGVSYDEIDLDTNLKAEALVLEKSGGRRVVPTLQFDERMFVFNPDPGLLQRLLESIAPAATS